The Methanoplanus sp. FWC-SCC4 genome has a window encoding:
- the thiC gene encoding phosphomethylpyrimidine synthase ThiC, whose protein sequence is MQTLIGKCKSGIPETVISAAKSDGTDASKLAQNIARGRAVIPANPLREHKLCSIGEGCPVRVNVNIGTSGARCDPELEMLKAECAISEGADAIMDLSTGGDLEAIRKQILGLDTTIGTVPIYEAVRRAGSALDISADILFNVIRDHCKQGVDFLTLHCGVNKATLHSLREDPRVMGVVSRGGAFHTAMIASSGEENPLFSEYDYLLEILAEYDVVISLGDGMRPGAMVDAVKRAKTVEYINLGELAKRALDAGVQRMIEGPGHIPVDQIAYNVRTIKEVTNNAPLYLLGPLVTDIFPGYDHVSGAIGGSIAAMNGADFLCMVSPSEHLALPDVSDIREGTRVAKLAAHVGDTVRMKDAWFETGEADMAEARRDLDWKRQFEIATYGEHAKKIHERDGDIETCSMCGDLCAVKIVRESLL, encoded by the coding sequence ATGCAGACTCTCATCGGGAAGTGCAAATCCGGCATTCCTGAAACTGTAATTTCCGCTGCAAAAAGCGATGGAACCGATGCATCAAAGCTTGCACAAAATATTGCCAGGGGAAGGGCTGTCATTCCTGCCAACCCTCTTCGTGAACATAAACTCTGTTCAATCGGAGAAGGCTGTCCTGTAAGGGTGAACGTCAACATAGGCACATCAGGTGCAAGGTGCGATCCGGAACTTGAAATGCTCAAGGCAGAATGCGCCATTTCCGAAGGAGCAGACGCCATTATGGATCTCTCCACAGGCGGCGACCTTGAAGCTATCAGAAAGCAGATTCTCGGACTTGACACAACAATAGGAACTGTTCCGATTTACGAGGCAGTCCGCCGTGCGGGCAGTGCACTTGATATCAGTGCCGACATACTTTTCAACGTAATCCGTGACCACTGCAAACAGGGTGTTGATTTCCTGACACTCCACTGCGGAGTCAACAAGGCAACGCTTCACTCCCTAAGGGAAGACCCGAGGGTTATGGGTGTTGTATCAAGAGGCGGTGCCTTCCATACCGCAATGATCGCATCATCCGGAGAGGAGAACCCGTTATTTTCAGAATACGACTACCTGCTTGAGATTCTTGCGGAGTATGACGTCGTCATATCCTTAGGCGACGGAATGCGCCCCGGGGCAATGGTTGACGCAGTAAAACGTGCAAAGACTGTTGAATACATAAACCTCGGAGAGCTTGCCAAAAGAGCACTTGACGCAGGAGTCCAGAGGATGATTGAAGGGCCGGGACATATTCCCGTTGACCAGATCGCCTATAACGTGAGGACGATAAAAGAGGTTACCAATAATGCACCGCTTTATCTGTTAGGTCCGCTTGTTACCGACATTTTCCCCGGATACGATCACGTTTCAGGCGCAATCGGCGGATCTATTGCCGCGATGAACGGAGCAGACTTCCTCTGTATGGTATCACCGTCCGAGCATCTTGCACTCCCTGACGTTTCTGACATCAGAGAGGGAACAAGGGTTGCAAAGCTTGCGGCACATGTCGGGGACACCGTCAGAATGAAGGATGCCTGGTTTGAGACCGGGGAAGCCGATATGGCAGAGGCACGCCGCGATCTTGACTGGAAACGCCAGTTTGAGATTGCAACGTATGGCGAACACGCAAAAAAGATACACGAACGTGACGGCGACATAGAGACATGTTCGATGTGCGGCGATCTCTGTGCTGTAAAGATTGTAAGGGAAAGTCTGTTGTAA
- a CDS encoding MBL fold metallo-hydrolase: MTKNYYLMSVHWIRGEGYFANSYVFGSVLVDAGVSPVALKPFRDDIDTIILTHCHYDHIARVKEISHLCEAKVCIHKDDAGGLVDETPSLALMFGERSPGIVPDRMLSDGDIIKDLLVIHTPGHTPGGICLYNKEEKFLISGDTVFSDGGYGRFDFPGGNADKLKASIKRLSSLDVKALYPGHGDPMSSGGSENIGMALSMIEMSSY; the protein is encoded by the coding sequence GTGACTAAAAATTACTATTTAATGTCTGTTCACTGGATAAGAGGAGAGGGGTATTTTGCAAACTCCTATGTTTTCGGGTCGGTTTTGGTGGATGCCGGAGTTTCTCCGGTAGCTCTCAAACCTTTCAGGGATGATATTGACACCATCATACTCACACACTGTCATTACGATCATATAGCACGCGTAAAGGAGATCTCACATTTGTGCGAAGCAAAGGTATGCATCCATAAGGATGATGCGGGCGGACTTGTTGATGAAACTCCCAGTCTTGCCCTGATGTTCGGGGAAAGAAGTCCGGGAATAGTTCCTGACAGGATGCTCTCTGACGGGGATATAATAAAGGATCTTCTGGTTATTCACACGCCCGGTCATACTCCTGGCGGTATATGTTTGTATAACAAAGAAGAGAAGTTTTTAATCTCCGGGGACACAGTGTTTTCAGACGGTGGATACGGACGGTTTGACTTCCCCGGCGGAAATGCTGATAAATTAAAGGCTTCCATAAAGCGCCTTTCATCTCTTGACGTAAAGGCTCTTTATCCCGGACATGGTGATCCGATGAGTTCTGGAGGAAGTGAAAATATCGGCATGGCACTTTCGATGATTGAAATGTCCTCATATTAA
- a CDS encoding tetratricopeptide repeat protein: MAQVNIIKYRETGDGILYPSEYSISFDSIKPDDLKGVFSSYNILYVEPLKNGVHVSIPEDSHLLETVLQEMEQMFEWARHIEPIEHGKITDELDQEKLDQEKEPENLFLGISKDALPSGVPATGAGPEEIPDIIPGLLESEAGVTVSDVSFVSKMPSKSSVPEVSGKSPVSKDLLEVCDLDLESPDDSVVSEITSESLDLAEDLELSDLDLSDSALLVSESEKSDVGEVLEDSFVSEDSMEVSGLDLESLDDSLVSEISSESLDLAEDLELSDLDLSDSALLVSESEKPDVGEVLEDSFVSEDSMEVSGLDLESLDDSLVSEIPSESLDLAEDLELSDLDLSDSALLVSESEKSDVGEVLEDSFVSEDSMEVSGLDLESLDDSLVSEIPSESLDLAEDLELSDLDLSDSALLVSESEKSDVGEVLEDSFVSEDSMEVSGLDLESLDDSLVSEISSESLDLAEDLELSDLDLSDSALLVSESEKPDVGEVLEDSFVSEDSMEVSGLDLESLDDSLVSEIPSESLDLAEDLELSDLDLSDSALLVSESEKPDVGEVLEDSFVSEDSMEVSGLDLESPDDSLVSEISSADETLVSSVAEEIPISERLFAEGLKALESGNTEEAKGLFKEILVNEPENRDVLLRLYELSKGEDLLYDALYYLDELLKADSESPELMTKKAEILLEMERYDEALFSFEQVISISPKDSAASLGKGHILTLLGRYNEALSCFDDHKTAIEGNIDIIMDYALAKEGAGLFDEALALYDEVISSGGDTEKALRHKLDILSTSGRNAEALSCMEKLSLIVPASFELYELKGDLFSRSGMYDEAILSYDSALNLKSRDEKILQKKAEVLENSGRDGEALSILGILLDENPQNPDLWLKRGLLNEKAGNYSRSADDYARVLSYEPDNTKALVKRAISLVKIEKHEDALECYERLLVGNPDNHALWYSRGLVLRTLGRYDDALSDFERALLLSPGDVDALIEKALILKNLGRYGEALSDLEEILAKEGNSGYLWFMKGKILEKTGDFNGALSAFGMAAKYSPDDVSILFSKASLEEAAGNIDEAIVDYKKITALEPRNEDALLSLGGLYERMGRSDEALFAYTKILEKIPGMQEALHGKLRILLSKGRYQETLPLYDMLIVQNPNDAGLMADKGRALMKLKRADEAAVLLRSAVRKEPGDRYITLDLIEVLHDLGLYEESVEYYDNLIVLMPDEISLMISKGIALMSAEKYEDSVASFSDALKTRPDDVRALLNKGLALLKLGDSEGALECYLRTIDIDPKYGKLWAERGIDATSFIRQDLLSGVSQGSKMKPESAGDYSKDVKSESFVDESGTVVFDKPSPEMLKDPGYLYRKGLALTKKGYYDSAIKCFSHGFALDKTNANMIFSLGLVYGKTGKYDLALECFEKALILKPGHEGALKAKKMALKRLL; this comes from the coding sequence ATGGCGCAGGTAAATATTATAAAATATCGTGAGACAGGGGATGGAATATTATACCCGTCTGAGTATTCAATATCGTTTGATTCAATAAAGCCTGATGATTTAAAGGGGGTTTTTTCAAGCTATAATATATTATATGTCGAGCCGCTAAAAAACGGTGTACACGTATCAATACCTGAGGATTCACATCTTTTAGAGACTGTTCTTCAGGAAATGGAACAGATGTTTGAATGGGCGCGCCACATTGAGCCCATTGAACACGGCAAAATAACGGATGAATTGGATCAGGAAAAATTAGATCAGGAAAAGGAGCCTGAGAATTTATTTTTGGGTATCTCAAAGGATGCTCTGCCCTCCGGGGTTCCTGCAACAGGTGCAGGGCCTGAAGAAATACCTGATATAATACCTGGTCTGTTAGAATCAGAAGCCGGAGTAACAGTTTCTGATGTTTCTTTTGTATCCAAAATGCCTTCCAAATCCTCTGTTCCTGAAGTTTCTGGAAAATCTCCTGTTTCAAAAGATTTATTGGAGGTTTGCGACCTTGATCTCGAAAGCCCTGATGATTCTGTGGTCTCTGAAATCACTTCCGAATCTTTAGATCTGGCTGAAGATCTGGAACTTTCTGATTTGGATTTATCGGATTCTGCCCTTTTGGTTTCTGAATCCGAAAAATCTGATGTTGGTGAGGTTTTAGAAGATTCTTTTGTATCAGAAGATTCAATGGAAGTTTCTGGTCTTGATCTCGAAAGCCTTGATGATTCTTTGGTCTCTGAAATCTCTTCTGAATCTTTAGATCTGGCTGAAGATCTGGAACTTTCTGATTTGGATTTATCGGATTCTGCCCTTTTGGTTTCTGAATCCGAAAAACCTGATGTTGGTGAGGTTTTAGAAGATTCTTTTGTATCAGAAGATTCAATGGAAGTTTCCGGTCTTGATCTCGAAAGCCTTGATGATTCTTTGGTCTCTGAAATCCCTTCTGAATCTTTAGATCTGGCTGAAGATCTGGAACTTTCTGATTTGGATTTATCGGATTCTGCCCTTTTGGTTTCTGAATCCGAAAAATCTGATGTTGGTGAGGTTTTAGAAGATTCTTTTGTATCAGAAGATTCAATGGAAGTTTCCGGTCTTGATCTCGAAAGCCTTGATGATTCTTTGGTCTCTGAAATCCCTTCTGAATCTTTAGATCTGGCTGAAGATCTGGAACTTTCTGATTTGGATTTATCGGATTCTGCCCTTTTGGTTTCTGAATCCGAAAAATCTGATGTTGGTGAGGTTTTAGAAGATTCTTTTGTATCAGAAGATTCAATGGAAGTTTCCGGTCTTGATCTCGAAAGCCTTGATGATTCTTTGGTCTCTGAAATCTCTTCTGAATCTTTAGATCTGGCTGAAGATCTGGAACTTTCTGATTTGGATTTATCGGATTCTGCCCTTTTGGTTTCTGAATCCGAAAAACCTGATGTTGGTGAGGTTTTAGAAGATTCTTTTGTATCAGAAGATTCAATGGAAGTTTCTGGTCTTGATCTCGAAAGCCTTGATGATTCTTTGGTCTCTGAAATCCCTTCTGAATCTTTAGATCTGGCTGAAGATCTGGAACTTTCTGATTTGGATTTATCGGATTCTGCCCTTTTGGTTTCTGAATCCGAAAAACCTGATGTTGGTGAGGTTTTAGAAGATTCTTTTGTATCAGAAGATTCAATGGAAGTTTCCGGTCTTGATCTCGAAAGCCCTGATGATTCTTTGGTCTCTGAAATCTCTTCAGCAGATGAGACGTTGGTATCCTCAGTGGCTGAGGAAATTCCCATATCAGAGAGGCTTTTTGCAGAAGGGCTAAAAGCCCTTGAATCCGGCAACACAGAAGAGGCAAAAGGCCTGTTTAAGGAAATACTGGTTAATGAACCTGAAAACAGGGATGTTCTCCTAAGGCTTTATGAGCTGAGCAAAGGTGAAGATCTTTTATATGACGCTTTGTATTACCTCGATGAACTTTTAAAAGCGGATTCTGAGAGTCCTGAACTTATGACCAAAAAAGCGGAAATACTTCTTGAAATGGAGCGTTATGATGAAGCTCTGTTTTCTTTTGAACAGGTAATTTCCATATCACCAAAAGATTCTGCCGCATCTCTTGGGAAGGGACATATACTAACCCTCCTTGGCAGATACAATGAAGCTCTTTCCTGTTTTGACGATCATAAAACCGCCATTGAAGGCAATATTGATATCATAATGGATTATGCTCTTGCAAAAGAGGGGGCAGGTCTTTTTGATGAGGCATTGGCGCTTTATGATGAGGTAATTTCGTCAGGCGGGGATACAGAAAAAGCCCTGCGTCATAAACTGGATATACTCTCAACATCCGGCAGGAATGCAGAGGCACTTTCATGCATGGAGAAGCTTTCCTTAATTGTTCCCGCGAGCTTTGAACTGTATGAATTAAAAGGTGACCTCTTCTCAAGATCAGGAATGTATGATGAGGCCATTCTCTCATATGACTCTGCCCTGAACCTGAAGAGCCGTGATGAGAAAATTCTTCAAAAGAAGGCAGAGGTTTTGGAAAATTCAGGCAGGGATGGTGAAGCCCTTTCTATTCTCGGCATACTTCTGGATGAAAATCCCCAAAATCCTGATCTGTGGCTCAAAAGAGGATTGCTAAATGAAAAAGCAGGAAATTATTCAAGATCCGCAGATGATTACGCCAGAGTACTCTCATATGAGCCCGACAATACAAAAGCACTTGTCAAACGTGCCATATCGCTCGTAAAAATTGAAAAACACGAAGATGCTCTTGAATGTTATGAGCGCCTTCTTGTAGGGAATCCTGATAATCATGCATTGTGGTATTCAAGAGGTCTTGTTCTTCGTACTCTTGGGCGTTATGATGATGCTCTTAGTGACTTTGAGAGAGCACTTCTGCTTTCGCCTGGTGACGTGGATGCACTGATTGAAAAAGCCCTGATTCTCAAAAATCTTGGAAGATACGGGGAAGCATTATCAGATCTTGAGGAAATTCTTGCAAAAGAGGGAAATTCAGGTTATCTGTGGTTTATGAAGGGTAAAATACTTGAGAAGACCGGTGATTTCAACGGTGCCCTTTCTGCCTTTGGCATGGCTGCAAAATACAGTCCTGATGATGTAAGCATACTTTTCTCAAAAGCATCACTGGAAGAGGCCGCAGGAAATATTGACGAGGCAATAGTTGATTACAAAAAGATTACAGCTCTTGAGCCACGTAACGAGGATGCACTGCTCTCCCTTGGTGGACTTTATGAGCGGATGGGCAGATCTGATGAGGCACTTTTTGCATACACAAAGATACTTGAAAAAATCCCCGGTATGCAGGAAGCCCTTCATGGAAAACTGAGAATTCTTCTATCAAAGGGGAGATATCAGGAAACCCTGCCTTTGTATGATATGCTGATTGTCCAGAATCCCAATGATGCCGGACTTATGGCAGACAAGGGAAGGGCATTAATGAAGCTGAAAAGAGCTGATGAAGCCGCTGTTCTTTTAAGGTCTGCTGTCAGGAAAGAGCCTGGGGACCGGTATATAACTCTTGATTTAATAGAAGTTCTCCATGATCTTGGTCTTTATGAAGAATCGGTTGAGTATTATGATAATCTGATTGTTTTGATGCCGGATGAGATCTCCCTTATGATATCAAAGGGAATTGCTCTAATGTCTGCGGAAAAATATGAGGATTCGGTTGCCTCCTTTTCGGATGCGTTAAAAACCAGGCCTGATGATGTAAGGGCTCTTTTGAACAAGGGTCTTGCTCTGCTTAAACTGGGTGACTCTGAGGGTGCTCTTGAATGTTATCTCAGAACAATAGATATTGATCCAAAATACGGAAAACTCTGGGCGGAGAGGGGCATTGATGCAACTTCATTTATCAGACAGGATCTCCTCTCCGGTGTTTCGCAGGGGTCAAAAATGAAACCGGAAAGTGCAGGGGATTATTCAAAAGATGTCAAATCCGAATCTTTTGTGGACGAATCCGGAACTGTTGTTTTTGACAAACCCTCGCCTGAGATGTTAAAAGATCCGGGATATCTCTACAGAAAAGGTCTTGCCCTCACCAAAAAAGGTTACTACGACTCTGCAATAAAGTGTTTCAGTCACGGATTTGCACTGGATAAAACCAATGCCAACATGATATTTTCACTTGGTCTGGTATATGGCAAAACAGGAAAATATGATCTTGCTCTTGAATGTTTTGAAAAGGCTCTCATTCTAAAGCCCGGGCATGAAGGAGCCCTCAAAGCCAAAAAAATGGCTTTAAAAAGACTTTTATGA
- a CDS encoding flavodoxin family protein, producing MKVLGISGSMRKDGNTAALVRKIVDYVDTEGCDEFETEFISLAGKKINPCMGCEKCREAKWCVQKDDWTEVANKIVNCDVLVFGSPTYFYDVNGQTKNLIDRTYSLYHDRKLNGKYSVVVSVCADRGCERTLESLEGFVNTHGFSYLGYVSGRGFKEGEVLNDLHAQKKCTEVAEKILKLVSNTHRDSKKSE from the coding sequence ATGAAAGTTCTGGGTATTTCAGGCAGCATGAGGAAGGACGGAAACACGGCGGCACTTGTCAGGAAGATAGTTGATTATGTTGACACCGAGGGCTGTGACGAATTTGAAACCGAATTTATCTCCCTTGCCGGCAAAAAAATAAATCCCTGTATGGGATGTGAGAAATGCAGGGAAGCAAAATGGTGTGTGCAAAAGGATGACTGGACAGAAGTTGCCAACAAAATCGTGAACTGTGATGTACTGGTCTTTGGGTCGCCCACATACTTCTATGACGTAAACGGACAGACCAAAAATCTCATTGACAGAACGTATTCACTGTATCATGACCGAAAACTCAATGGAAAATATTCTGTTGTGGTATCTGTATGTGCGGATCGTGGCTGTGAGAGGACTCTGGAGAGCCTGGAGGGTTTTGTCAACACGCACGGATTTTCCTATCTCGGCTATGTTTCCGGCAGAGGATTTAAGGAAGGTGAGGTTTTAAATGATCTTCATGCACAAAAAAAGTGCACGGAAGTTGCAGAGAAGATACTAAAGCTTGTCAGCAACACACATCGTGATTCAAAGAAGTCAGAATAG